cttgttttttttcttcgaatgtgcggcttttcagtgcaatgGCGCGGCCAAGTTGCGGCCTCTCGCGGCAGCCCCAGTAACAACCGAGTGCGCCATGCTGAAATCATTCGATGGCCGATACTAAGCCTTTGATGCAGTGGTTTCTTATTTGTTGAGAGGAGAGAAAGTGATTTTTAGCCGACTGATAATTTTTGTAAATTCTAGGCTGCCTGCGCCCTATAGTATATTTGGCTAGTGTTTTACCGGGAGCCTTGaccaccgatcggcagcgttttctgaccatgctcactAAGTGTAACAGAACCATTTTATGAGTGAATATAATTAAAAAATTAAAAGATAAGTAGATGAAGAGAAGCTTTGCGAACTCATGTTGCAATTAGCATTTGCTAGGACATGATACTTCGATGAATGCATACTATGCAGCACACTTTATAAATGACCTTACTGGCCCAAGGAGCTGTTTCAGTGTAGGCTTAAAATGCCGTTCAGATGATTTGTCAAGGATCTTCGTAATACAgttgaagcacaggtaaaaaaaATATTCTAGAGAAACCTTCAAATAATTTTGACATTTCTTTTATCAACTCATTTAGCCAGTAGTGCAAGTCTTTTGGCTTTGCTGGGGCAAAGGGTAAAGTTTCTATCTGCTCTACCTACCATTATTTCTGTTTAAAGCTACTTGCTTGAGCACGCATCGATGTTGCAGCTATTGCAAAACGTGCCATGCCACAAGGCTGCAGATGAGACGCAAGATTTTTTAGGGCCTCTCAAGCCTACTGTGAGATTTTAAAGCTTGTTATTCATGTCATGCCTCATATTATGATAATGTTATCTATAATATGTCATGATATTACAAGAAAGATCTGATTTCGTTTATATTCGTGGTTTATCGATTTGTTGATTGAACTTAATGCAACTGTGGGGCTATGTAGAAAGGCTGCAGTAGAATGCCGTGTGTGGTACTACATTACCAGTAAGAGTTTCGTTTATGTAGTGTTGTGTAATTGCATCCATTTCCACTAAAATGTGGCCACCATGGCACGACTTTCAACCTGCGACACGATCCTCTGCGCTTTAGAGCACTTATAATGCCTTTGTACTTATTGTGTGAGGCATTTGCGTTGCCTGTATAGCAATTGGTTGTTGAGCCATAGCCAAGAGCCATAGCTTGATGCTTAGGACACATGGTACTCTGAAAGGAGCACTACAATGCACTATAACACAGTGCGAAGAATACAGAGCACAGTCGTGGTGAAAGCTGGAAAAGCGACTTTGCCAGATCCTCTTATAAACTCTCCTGGGGCAACTAATACACTTGCAGGGTATCCACTTCACCATAAATCAAAACATTTCTTGACATTGATCCCACATATTTTAATGCGATTCCTTGCCCAATAGGACACCTGTACAAGGTCTTTCCATGacggagtttcaagcactgtTATGGCTCGGCGGTTCCAATCTCATCTGATccagtgtattttttttctcatttcgcatGATAGCGGTTAACGACACCAGCGGCGGCAGACTACGGCACCAAATATGGCTATTATTCTGATGTTGTAAAACTGCTAGTGCTGCGAAATCGGTCTTTGTATCCTCGGTAACACTTTAGAAAGGATCTTCAATCTTACTCCAAGTTAAAGTTCTTTAACCTTACTGTGCTCTTTTGTAGTCGGAGCAAAATTATGCAACACGTCTTGCAGAGCATTGATAACTGATGAGACTAAATAGTTATAGTGTAGGACCATTGAAATgacacgtttttttcttttggttggcATGCAGACATAATAAACTAAGTACATACTCATAGAGTTCACTATGTAGCCGACTataaaaaaattcaaaagaaacaaaaagcaaaaagatACAGGAAAAAAATTACCAGACAATGCCACTTTTCAGCTTCTTGTTTAAATgtcacaactttttttcttctaaactgGGCTTGCAGAAATGTTTATTTTGTCTTAATTAACAAAATTGTCCTAAAAATTAAAAATTTGTATAaatattcatttctttttttgtaaaataGCTTATTGAAATAGCCTTAGTCCTGAAGTTTTCAGTGGCATTGATAGCCTGGCTTTTTTTGAAGTAAATCTAAAGTGGTATCTTTTGAAAGTTATAATTGCTATTGCTTGTGTTCCTTTCTCATGCTGTGGAGTATTGTATTCCACAGTGACAGATTTCACTGCATTGTGTGTGCAAATCCCACCCTGTAATGGCTCATATGAGCTTACAGTATTATGAAGAAATGAATAAAATTAAATTAGCAATAAGAATAAAAACCTTAGAAAATCAGGACATCACCGAAAATCACTTTTTTAGAATATCTCGATCAAAGTCGGACATGCTCTTATTGCGTAAGCAACATTTGTCAACCTTGTCACAGTTTACCATTTCTTATGCTGAAACAAATAGTGCGCTGAAAAACTGTGTCCGGTTCCGATACGTGGAGCGATTTTGCTGCGCAATGTAAATTTAttgaaatacactcaaacctcactaTAACGAAGTTTTATCTTGCATGAAAATAAGTTCTTTATAACCAAAAAGTTGTTATAAAAGTATAAttttaacactatatctattgtgGGAGTATTGTTCATATCCTTCGTTATAACAGATATTTGGTTATGTCGTGGTGCGAGGATCAAATTTTTCTTGAATATCCTCTAGCACTCTTTATCTGAACAGACACCGGGATATTTCTGTCCATTTGTTTCAAAGTTCGAGCATACTCGGTACAGTGCCGCCCTTCACCATTCGCCCACCTAATGTGGTGCTAAGGAATCGTGAAGTAGCCAGCATATGGCAACTGATCTGATCTGTCAGATTCCGCAAGGATCTCGATTCGATGGGTTTTTGAAGTGTTATTGCTGTTTGTAATAACGTCTGCTAACTATGCAACTCCAGTTTTAATTTTATCACATACCTTAAGGTCCATTTTATCATATAAAAACCTTAGCTTGACCTGTTCTAACCCTTTTGTGCATATATTCAATTAATGTCGGATCTTTTGGACAGTCACACCATCGCCTGACGGGGTAATCAGAATTTCAAGTGCTTTGGAATAGTGTTTATATGAGCTTCAAAGAAACCGGGAAATAAACCGCACAACCCCAAAAAATGTATTATTCAAAGCAAGGCTGAAAGTAAGAAAATAGCTTGTGTGCTCAGTAACAAACCTTCGTGTAGCAATTCCTTCGCACGGCTGTAGTAGTTTCTCCACACAGCTGCAAGCTAGGAATACAGTGTTCGTCCGTATGTGGAAATTGGCTTAGTCTTTAATGCGCATATAGCATAAAGCTGTGCGTTTTGGAATTGCCTGTAGAATCCCATTTCTGCTCCTGTATTTCCCAATACAGATGGAAACATGGTCGCGTTGACTCGATAAAGACTTTCCCTATGATACGATGTCCAATGAAAGAAAGAACGTAATGTCCCCAAAAACGTACATTAAGTTTATTATTGCTAAGTGCACTCACCCTTGGGCACAGCAACGGGGGAAGTATGCGAAGCCATGCAAGATTCCGTAGCACAGTCAAATACACTTACACAACTACGACTCTAAAGCTCCATAGTTAACCAAAGTAGGCTCCAGCAAATTTTCTTCTGTATTGATAACTTAATTCTTATTCGATAATAATTATTTTGACTGAccattcttttttcattttcacaagCATAGCtagaaaaatcgcagcatatccacggagtgcgtGATGATAAATGGAGCaaagtgtccgtccgtccgtgcatgtgtcCATGCATTCGATCGCATTTGAGAATACAGACGTAGTGCGGGTAAAACCGACGAGATGCGAGACAAGGAAAATAAGCGCAAGCATCTTCAACACGCCCGCCACTCtacttcgtccatgccccaccagcGGTCCGCCATGTACGGCGGCTATCCAGGAgacagagaggcactcgttctccgcgtactaaggcaaagcgcgcgcagcagtcAATCGAAGAGTAGAGGCCGAGTAAACCCATCTAGGAATtgagacgagaaatggtcatctatttcttttgccttctttctcgtctcttctctcggttacgcgtgaccagTGAtgaggttagactaagaggagcttcgcctctaagaaCCGCGCTTAGCTCAGCTGTGCCAAAATACAGGTACCGTGAGCTGTCGACAGACTCTTGGACATACTAGTGAGTGAGCTCACGCTAGTCAAGTGCCAGCTGACTAGTCGCATATCATTCCAGGAGTTTCCAAACCTTCTCCGGCGCGCTAGTGGTGCgctatgtgacgtcactgctccttgGGTATGCGCAGCACGGCTTTCAGATAAGCTACGTGAAACTGCTCCACCTCGGCCAGGGTCGCTTACGCTACAAAAAGTCTTTGTTATAGAAAGCGAGAAACTATTCTCTTCTCtaattttcaaatattttttttctaagctaCCCGATTCTTGACCAATCCTCAAAGATAGTTGTGCACCGaaagtttaggatctacatctacgAAACGTAGCATGCAGAATAATATCAATAAGGTTACATTCTAAACCCACTGATAGATAGAGCGAAGTCGTCACCCGCACCTCATGCAATCCTTTTCTTGCTGTGTTCGTTCCCGCTCGATGACGAGCCCAACTGTGTTGGCTCTGCGCTGCGGCGAGTGCGGGATCCTAGCGGGCAGCAGGAACACCTCGCCCTCACGTATCAGCACGTCCTTCTCCTTGCCGTGTTCAACCACCTTGAGGAGCATGTCTCCACGGAGCATGTACATAAACTCCTCGCCTTCTTCCAGGTGGTAGTCGGGCCTCATGTTGGGTCCACCCACGCAGAACACCTGCGCAAACAGAGAGTGGATCATTGAGGAGGaaataataatatctggtgtaCTTCTAATGCCAGGTTATGTGACTACAAGATGACGTTGTGTTTTGGGGACCTGCAACGgtattttttttgcatcactcgatAGTGTGAATGCCAACGATCAATTCATTTGATGAGGCAATTCTacaagattaagaagtttgcgggtataaattggcagcagcaagcacaggactgggttaactggcggaacatgggagaggcctttgtcctgcagtggacttagtcaggctcatgatgatgatctACAAGTCATTTGCCTTAGAACAAAAGAGGAGTTTATGTAAGTGGCAAACATAAAACATGAGAAGTTGAAATCTACGATATTTATTGTGCATGCGCTGTAAATAACGTGTACATTAGTTGTGCATGAGTGATAAATTTTGTTACTTTCGGCAGCTGTAATTTTTAATGCAACCTAGTTACATTTGAAAAAATTCTGGCAGTTAATGAGTAATTTAATTTTATTACTTTTATAACGAAGCTGTCTTTACCCTATGCCATCGTCGTATCAATAGTTGTCACAGATGTCACGTGGTCAGAGAGGGGGAGTGAGTAAAGAATAAAATGaaactgtgatgatgatgatgcacggGATCCCGCTGGCCAGTCACATGCACTCGCAGGTTTGCAGCTTCTCTGTTCGACAGATTTTACGATGCGAAACTGGCAGATTTTTTTCAGCAGTTATTTTGCCATCACTGGTTCATATGCAAATGCGACGACACCATACAAAGACACGGAGTTAAAGCAACGAAAAAGTGCTTGTCCGTCTCACGTTTGTCTTGTTGGGGCTATATTACTTTCATAAGGACGCGTACTATGCGAGAAAATCACCCGATTTCCACGGCCCTGATACTGCCCCTGACATTTGTTTCCCTGGGCTGTTAAGCAAGGTAAGCCTTATACTCACCATGTATTTTAGGTGAAGTTTACGTACCTTTTCTCTATAATAATAAGAGTTACAGTACTTATTTTACTATCATTGTTATCATGAGCCTTTATATGTTTACTGACGCAGATTTCACGCTGAAAATTGCAACACtattttttgtaaatttttttaCTTCCGTTACCTAATTATCATTTGGCAATAGCTAATAAATGTGTTGAAGAAGAGCGCTTACTGACACAGCAGTAATTCTGCTTCAGCATATTGCCTATTACATTATCTAAATACTGGCCGAAATTTATGATCATAGATACCTAAATGAAGGCACATAAGTACAAAAAAGCATGTCTTGAGATAATCGCATTTTAAGTTAAAAATGGCTGTTAATTCAAAAGTACAACGAGATAATAGCAAATTCGCGGGCCAGTTCAATAATCAACAGACAGATACCGATCACCAATATCATTTTTGTGTTTAAATGTCTTGCTTAGCGAGCCTCCTTTGGTGCCTGCTGTGCAGCCTTGTCATCAAACATCAGTCGACGCAGGTCAAGGGCACATAGGCTCTGCTCTGCGCAGTGCCATGGTGAAATTCCAATGGAGTTAGCACATTCACGCGGGCTATAAGGCCATCATTAAAAGTGAGCACATCATCAAGAGTGAATATTTTCAGTGTTTATTGTCTGAAGAAAATGTTTCTTTAGAGTGCGCTTCTACATGACAATTCAACGACTTGTTAGGGTTTTAAGTTTTCCCATAAAGACATTGAGCAAGTAATTCTGCATGATATAGTTCCACATAATTTGACCTAAAAGCCTCAATAACAGATGCTGGAAGGTGTTCTTTATGCACGAATGGTTCACCATTCAACTGGGCTTTGTTGAAATTACACCAAGTTTTGGTGTGCTTCGGGCAAAGGCCGTGGGTTGTATCAGTATCATTTAATGCCATGTGAAAATATGTGGTCCGGACAACTTTTGGCATGTCCTCCAAGCTGGCTCTATTTATCTTGATGGCCAGACGATAATAGTTTGGGTGCTTACCTATGATGGCACTATTAAGACGTCCCGAGCCAGAAAGATACTTACGGACTGAAAGCTTGATGCCTCTGCTTTCTTTCGTTTTCGTAGTTATgggtccatttttttttctgagtgtgTGAAATGTACCCTAGCTTGAAAACTGTACCATCTCAATATGACTATGATGCTTAAACCGGAAGGAATATTTGCTACGTAATAAGAATGGGGGCACGGCAGGCCACCACACAAGGTTTAAAATATGTCAGTTTTAGAGGAAAATCCATGAGCCATCTttccgaagggaaccctgatgggatgcgaagcagcagcggtgcgcacggcgttgacccggttgaaacgggcgtccaCGCGGGTGCTTTAAGAATGCTTTGCAGCGAAATTCGGTGTAGCGTTTATTCGGGTAAACGTTTGAAAAGCGggacacgggaggcgggacgcgttgaagatgcttgcgctcggcttccttggctcgcgtctcgtcggtgttaaccgcgcgccgtctgcattttCGAACGCGATCAGTGTTCTTGACTCgaacctcgtcggtgtcgctagtcttccactgccgacgcttgcgttcggttttcctcgcgcctcgtcggtgctGATGTCGCCATttgcgaacgcgatcggcttcgctaaccctcgccacgccggcgacagccgggaaaggtcaacaccacctagactattgtcaatagtctaggtggtgttggaaAGGTACACGAACACTAGCGGGAAGCCTGGCGCGACAGCTTCCCGCCCGTCGGCGTGATCGCGCGACAAGCAGCGACgtgctgtccacattgtcggcgccgcACGCTCACCCGCTGGCTtgcggcttcttctcgccgacagatggagagaggtggcgcgggtgagatgatgccaaCGTGGGCTCGAGCATCGCGAGTGGTGGAAAGGGAGAAGCGAGAGAGAGCAGACACGTGATTcgcgcgcggcaggcgagggagagataCGTCACCGCGCAGTGCTAGGAGGCCGCTCGATCACCTGCGACGAGAAAagtggtgcggacggagggacagcgttagggccgttccacgcgcttgccacacagccgcaacgcacgtgccggcacacctgcTGCAGCAAAGCGGATGGTGAAAGAGCGTCCcaaattggcttatttgtccctcGCTTGCGTGCGGCGGGGGTCCCGACACGTGTGTTGCGGCTGTGGGGGTAGCGCGTGGAACGCTCATTCCATACGCTAGACGCGCAgctgcaacgcacgtgccggcacacctgccgcAGCCAAGCGGAGGGTggaagagcgtcgccaattggcttattagTCCCCCGCTggcgtgcggcaggggtcccgacACGTGCGTTGCAGCTGTGCGGGTAGTGCGGGAAACGGCgcttacacaggctagtcaaagagttgATTCGCATCTAAGGAAAACCaccgagacaaaaaaaaaaacaaacgccgATGCTGGTTCAGAAAAGGCCACAGATTTCAAATAATGcaagaaaatattttttcaatAGTTTTGCTTACCCTGTCCTCTTAATTTCACGCTGAATGTACGGCAATATATGGTTCCAGCACGTGTTACAAGACGAATTTTACAGCAAGGAGTACATGGGCTAGTTTGTTCTAATCGTGCCTAGCGCGACATAACTGAAGATCATCACGAAGACAATTTACGTGAATACACGCTGAACGAATACAACGATGCCCATGGGAAATCCGTAAGTGATAGCCCATTCTCCCGTCTTTGTCATAGTAGGGCGTGTACTGCCGGCCCATAAAGCGAGGGTGACGCGATTATACCGAGTGTTCACCTTGCTTACAGGCAGCGCATGCGCATTAAAAACCTGAAAGTCGCATGCTTCGTTGGTACGGCTCTGGACTTTTTCCGCAACTTTTTGACTGCACCTTTACGATCGCCGAGTACAGATGGAAACACGCTTGTCTGCGGGGCGTGTGGTTATAGACATTGTCCTCGGCCGCGGCTTCAACGtcacgttagctacaagcttACGTTCATGCTTAAATTATAGCAAAAGTACTTAGCACGCAGTATGACCATGTTTGGTTATCATTACGGCGTCGTTCTCTatatatttctgcagaaaacggTAGCTGGAGTGGCCGGCTGGGCGCTGTAGACAAGTGCGATTCCATCTGCACACGCTGACCCTGCCGAATGGCTGCTGCAAAGGACCTCGATCGTAAAAGTGAAGCGAGCGGTAACAGACATCGAAGAGGAATGGGAGGCCCGTCCGTTCGGGGCAACTGGTTTCCGCGAGTGCCACTCACTGACCTTGAGCTGACCGTCGCAGTGCATCATCTTGTTGCAAATTGGCGGCAGGAAGTAGGCCTTGTTGTCCTCCACCCACTGGTTCAAGTTGTACTTGACGGCCCCCATGGCGGTTGCGTCGACGGATGACCTGCGCTTTCGGTGTGGCTTCCTGCCGTGGACGATGTACCCAGTCTCGCCCAGCTGAATGCGCTGCGCGGAGACGGTTGCACGTCGTCGTCTGATGGGTCTCGAATACCTCAAAGGCGACTGGCTGTGCGGACGCCGGGGTCCGAACGACCCGTTTATAGTGGCCGTCGCTATCATTATGGCGTGTCGTGGTGTGCACAGAAAGATACGGGTGGTGTGGCCGCGGTTGCGGTGACAATTAAGTTGTTTCCACTAGCTCTTCGAGGATCCCGGCTTCGGTCCGCGACACTCCTCAGCTATTTTCCTTCCTGGGAGACACTGGTATCTCTAGCGGGTATGCGAGATACTGTGGGCAGTCAGGGCTCCAGCTTACGGTGATACGTTTTTCGATCCGGGCGATTATCTTATGCAGCCGCAATTTTTATCTTGTCCAAGCAATATTTTGTAAATGACTTTCAAAACAGTGCGTTTGCAGCCGTTCGCCCTTGTCCTCTCTTTTTTAGCGTCTTAGTTAGATCTTGTGTTCCTTTAGGAGTCTATAGCACAAAGTCTGCCTTTTTTGAATGACGTCTACAAAATCCCAATAGTTAAGTTTGTCTGTGTCGTTGACTTGGCAGCACCGATGGACACTAATTTCGTGTTGCTGTGTGCCGGCTCCTTTCCAATGGTGGCGCTGCACACGAAAATAAGATTAGTTGATATGAATAAAGAAACGACGGAATACAACGACACAATCTTAGTGCACTTCGAGATGCAGCAATGAAAGGTGTCATAATGGTCAAATACTGGTGGTCGCGACTGCTCATGAGTGGAGCTTACCTGAATCAGCTGTGTTTAGTTGATGGATTACACGAGTTATTATTACTGCGCAACATGGCGTACTGCATGCCCAGGCTGCCCGCCTTGATCCCACTTCGTTCGTGTGACCTGCCCAAATGGTCAACAGTATTGTCGCTTAGATCTTACCGTACGTCCTGTTCAGTCGATCATTACTGATGTCAGTTTGTTTTGACGTTGCTATGCAGTCCTAGACGGGAGGCATATGGGTGCGGAAGTACTCCGGCTTCTCACCATTTTACGAGACAGTATGACGTTCGTTGCCTTGCGGAAGAAGAGCTCGAGGTCTATAATTTAATCAATTAGATCGTTTTTAGCTAAATGAGAGCTTGACCCTGGGACATTTTCGAAAATAAATTGGGAGTTCGACCTTTACGTCTTTATACACTGTCCAAATCACAGGAATTCTGACAGGTACACGCAGTAAATTATAATTTTGgggatggttttgggacgttaaacccctcatgtCAACCAATTAAATTATAATTTTGGTGGTTTTACGGCCCAAAAACCGGAATATGATTTTGAAGGATGCCGAagtgaaaatttcgaccacctggggttcttcatcgTGCTCCTATGtctaatgattgatttgtggggtttaacgtcccaaaaccaccatatgattatgagagacgccgtagtggagggctccggaaattttgaccacctggggttctttaacgtgcacccaaatctgagcacacaggcctacaacatttccgcctccatcggaaatgcagccgccgcagccgggatttgatcccgcgacctgcgggtcagcagccgagtaccttagccactagaccaccgcggcggggctcgaagGTGGAGCACTGATTGCAATAAGAATGTGTCATACAGCTTTGCATTGTAAGGTTTTATCAGGCACGTGGGCTGATTACGTTCCACATTCGCTCGAACTTAATTGACCAGTGTGGCGTCAAAAGCGCTCTGAAAAGAGCACGTCTCACTTGACCGTGAGCGGTTATCTTCTCCGAAAAATGCGTTGACCCTGGGTCCAAACcccggaccaggacgaatttttcggcaattatgaagcttttctttttgagaaatctgtacggatttcctgGTGGCTTCTTGCTGCAAACGGgttggttgtcttctttcccttcaTTAACCCTTCCACCAGCTTGCGGGTTCCCGgagaactcatttgcaatacttGCGTCCAcgtgcttcgagttgtcgatgaattcgccCTCGCGCTGTCAATTGGTAGCTTCCTGGTTAACTCACTCGGCAAAGCGACTGCCCCGTGAAAGTGTTGCTACTCACTTCGAACCCCGGACTAGAACGAACTTTTCGGCAACaataagaagcttttctttctcagaaatccgtacggatttcctTGTGGTTCCGTGCTACAAAGGGGtgggttgtcttctttccctttattAACAAGGTTCTTGGCAGATAAATGAGTGTCAGTGGTACACATTATCTCGCTTCAGGAGGCACGCTAATTGCAGGTAAAGGCAGAGCAGTTAACATACACAGAGATATACCCGTGCAAACATACTTGCACAAAGATACctgatggatagatggatggaagAATTTTATACCCGATGACGTGCATAATGTGCCAGACTTATCAGGGAGAAAGGCTTCACGGAACATTCGCTTGAAAAGATTGGTTGCGTCACGTGACGTAATGCTGTCTCTAATGGTTTTATTTTTTCCTCCGCGGGAACAGTCAAGCGTATCTAAAACACCGTGTACTATTTAAAAAAAGGTAGTAGTACTTGCTAATATTctggtagtaatggtttgtcacatgttacaaaactggtagtAAGTGCAGTTAAAAACGGAGAGGGTAACGGTTACTACTTTTGCCGTTACTAACAGCATTTAGTAACTGCTTCTATCCTAGCCATGAGTAGCCATGGTTAGTAACCTTTGAAGGAGTCAAAAGTAGTAGTAGCCTGTACTAGCTTGTCCATTTTGCCACATTATCTCTCCATTGTTAATGCTGGTCAAAGAACGTCGCATTACTACACAACTTCGGGTGATCTTGCGTGGTGTGTCGTGAACGCGAAGAATACATAGTCGTAAAACGTGCACTGCATTACGGTACTAAGTAAACGACTCCCAGAGCATATATGGCCCCTACTTTGAAGATGCACGTCTGGTGCAGGtgagcacttgtgtttcaggatGAATCGCAAAAAATGTGAGTTCAGAACACTATACCTAGTTATGTGTATTTAAGGACGTAGAACAAGACACTAAATCATCCATACTAAGAAGAATTATATGTAATATCCGTTTACTATGAAAGAGCCACAAGAAAGCATTATCAACAGTGGTCGAAACAAGGTGCGAAACTCATTAAGAAAagtctcagtgcatttgaatgatTCACAGTGCTAATATATCGGTGGTTAGAAGGTCATAATAGCTTCTGGGGTTTTACGTGGCAAAGTCACGATAATATTTTGATACACACCGTGATGAGGGACTCCGGAATAATTTTGATCATATGGTTACATTTTATGCGCCTTTCATGTTTGTTTGCTGTAATTTTCTAAGTTTGTTGCAATTGTCTATTGCATCGCGTGCAGCACTTGCTTATGGCTCGTTTTCTTGAACTTTTCCGTTTTTATAATAGCCGAATGTCGCTTACATAACTCGGTCGCGTAATttaaaataaacgtttattttgtcCGTTGATATCTAATGTGTCATCTTTTTTTTCCGTTTAAAAATAATAAGGCAGGACGATTACTTTTATAAATTAATACAATAGATATTGCCTATTGTTTTAGACTAGATAGTTAATAGGCGTATAGCAAGAAGGTAGTAGCGGTGCCAGATAGTCAGAATGGCTGCAGTTACCGCCTGTTTCATTCCAGAGCCTGTGTACTAACGCAGGTAGTAAACAGGTACCAAAACACGTTAGTAACGGTTGCAGCTAGTAATTGTGTCCTAACGTAGGCAGTTAATAGGTTGCGAAGAGGTAATACTGGTCGAGAGGTTAGTAACGGTCTAAGATATCAACagatcccccccctcccccccatgtTTGGTGGATGTATGAGCCGAGAAGTGGTAAACCACTTTTCTCTTACAGCCTATAGTCCATTCAAAATTGATTAAGAGGCGCATCGTCAACCTTTGCTTTGCCAACGCCCTCAAGAAGACGTGCCCCCACATTAAGCACCCTGTTTACTCGGTAGGGggagcgccccgccgtggtggtctagtggctaaggtactcggctactgacccgcaggtcacgggatcgaatcccggctgcggcggctgca
The sequence above is drawn from the Rhipicephalus microplus isolate Deutch F79 chromosome 3, USDA_Rmic, whole genome shotgun sequence genome and encodes:
- the LOC119173150 gene encoding 3-hydroxyanthranilate 3,4-dioxygenase; translated protein: MIATATINGSFGPRRPHSQSPLRYSRPIRRRRATVSAQRIQLGETGYIVHGRKPHRKRRSSVDATAMGAVKYNLNQWVEDNKAYFLPPICNKMMHCDGQLKVFCVGGPNMRPDYHLEEGEEFMYMLRGDMLLKVVEHGKEKDVLIREGEVFLLPARIPHSPQRRANTVGLVIERERTQQEKDCMRFYIDDTCQEILYERWLQCDDLTQKLANLLNEFMASEEHRTRKPGPKSFLVKPAYEPDSSLTLEAPFNLEKWLDKHRVELDREGGKRDLFGKGHQTTMVVLGNGTHKTQCPGTETFLWQVKGSASVSVAGRAFTLAENDTLLVPTPGNYTLVNQPGGRTIATSMPPKSTL